The following are from one region of the Arcobacter defluvii genome:
- a CDS encoding DUF4885 family protein, with amino-acid sequence MTITNTTQSFSSLKGAIKVTNIDNNSSKESSDTLADAVSVNIDSDGLNTTSLLNSLEEETVIQARNGYVNEEEKKQKQMIDEHYAKMNEENKNFAYPSAHISEKYFDIASPYYVEGLTKEERKTAYSQEINYLNNGHLITYRSNDPVLRDMPLIYGDVDVAQRKAYDREKVNEQFQTLLNKYNVTIPQDTKLTFTIDPNTLKATVSGTDDETLAKAVEDVMNTANNAKELFRHIISSRSDDSTQYNGTSASKYNLTQNIKNVTGYNLKDLEIKDGKFVTEDGTNVAEIYIKKINENPNMSDFVKQMSIASNVAGLTKLAKNGFDSVPDLVLSIDYENGSFYDVKQSENFGTGKRQWIDELKASKPKNLTNLKIEEESSSKTEILKEAFEIISDENKNIKLLDKDRHILSKEELMLKYLLGYEEEIKNEDLYSFIEKLKKKVDEVKIDNNIS; translated from the coding sequence ATGACAATAACAAATACAACCCAATCATTTAGCTCACTAAAAGGAGCTATAAAAGTAACAAATATAGATAATAATTCAAGTAAAGAATCTAGTGATACATTAGCAGATGCAGTAAGTGTAAATATAGACTCTGATGGTTTAAATACTACAAGTTTATTAAATTCACTAGAAGAAGAGACAGTTATCCAAGCTAGAAATGGTTATGTTAATGAAGAAGAAAAAAAACAAAAACAGATGATAGATGAGCATTATGCAAAAATGAATGAAGAAAATAAAAATTTTGCCTATCCAAGTGCCCATATTTCTGAAAAATATTTTGATATAGCTTCTCCTTACTATGTAGAAGGATTAACAAAAGAAGAAAGAAAAACTGCATATTCACAAGAAATAAATTACTTAAATAATGGTCATTTAATTACTTATAGATCTAATGATCCTGTCTTACGAGATATGCCACTAATTTATGGTGATGTAGATGTAGCCCAAAGAAAAGCATATGATAGAGAGAAAGTAAATGAGCAGTTTCAAACACTTCTAAATAAATATAATGTAACAATTCCACAAGATACAAAACTTACTTTTACTATTGACCCAAATACTCTAAAAGCAACTGTTAGTGGAACAGATGATGAAACTCTTGCTAAAGCAGTTGAAGATGTGATGAATACAGCAAATAATGCAAAAGAGTTATTTAGACATATTATTTCAAGTCGTTCAGATGATTCAACCCAATATAATGGAACTTCAGCTTCAAAATATAATCTTACACAAAATATAAAAAATGTAACAGGATATAACTTAAAAGATTTAGAGATAAAAGATGGAAAATTTGTAACAGAAGATGGGACAAATGTTGCTGAGATTTATATAAAAAAGATTAATGAGAATCCAAATATGTCAGATTTTGTAAAACAGATGTCAATTGCCTCTAACGTAGCAGGTTTAACAAAACTTGCCAAAAATGGATTTGATTCAGTACCAGATTTAGTTTTATCAATAGATTATGAAAATGGTTCATTTTATGATGTAAAACAGAGTGAAAACTTTGGAACAGGGAAAAGACAATGGATAGATGAACTAAAAGCTTCAAAACCAAAAAATTTAACAAATTTAAAAATAGAAGAAGAGAGTTCTAGTAAAACAGAAATTTTAAAAGAAGCTTTTGAAATAATATCTGATGAGAATAAAAATATAAAATTATTAGATAAAGATAGACATATTTTAAGTAAAGAAGAGTTGATGTTAAAATATCTACTTGGATATGAAGAAGAGATAAAAAATGAAGATTTATACTCTTTTATTGAAAAATTAAAAAAGAAAGTTGATGAAGTGAAAATTGACAATAACATATCTTAA